In Candidatus Pelagibacter sp. RS39, the following proteins share a genomic window:
- a CDS encoding polyprenyl synthetase family protein gives MGSVIQLKNKINNSYFQLKNSVEDRLMLVEEKIKSKLESKVDLVHKMTNYHLDTGGKRLRALLTLGSAKLCGYAKGTRDINLAACVELIHSATLMHDDVIDNGSIRRGRKTLNKVWDNHSSVLVGDYLLSRCFEMMVDDGNIEVLKLLSSTSSKIAQGEVLQLQHRGEVDMLEETYLRIISAKTAELFAAATKVGAILSDVTSKEKEALEFYGRNLGLTFQIADDTLDYNSELKLFGKKIGKDFYEGKITLPIILLFQKANLKEKETLKDIFLKDNRNESDFNYTLSLIKQYEVIKECYKKANHYINLASNSLSIFKDCNEKNMLENLTSFSLSRDF, from the coding sequence ATGGGAAGTGTCATACAATTAAAAAACAAAATTAATAATTCATATTTTCAACTAAAAAATTCAGTTGAAGATAGATTGATGTTAGTTGAAGAAAAAATAAAGTCTAAATTAGAGAGCAAAGTAGACTTAGTTCATAAAATGACAAACTATCACCTCGATACAGGCGGAAAGAGATTAAGAGCCTTACTAACTTTAGGTTCTGCAAAATTATGTGGATATGCAAAAGGAACTAGAGATATTAATTTGGCTGCTTGTGTTGAACTTATTCACTCAGCAACTTTAATGCATGATGATGTAATAGATAATGGATCTATTAGAAGGGGGAGAAAAACTTTAAACAAAGTTTGGGATAACCATTCTTCTGTTTTGGTTGGAGATTATTTGCTTAGTAGATGTTTCGAAATGATGGTAGATGATGGAAATATTGAAGTCTTAAAATTATTATCTTCAACTTCATCTAAGATTGCTCAAGGTGAGGTTCTTCAGTTACAACATAGAGGTGAGGTGGATATGTTGGAGGAAACTTATTTAAGAATAATTTCTGCAAAAACTGCTGAATTATTTGCAGCAGCTACTAAAGTTGGTGCAATTTTGTCAGATGTGACATCAAAAGAAAAAGAGGCTTTAGAATTTTATGGAAGGAATTTGGGTTTAACTTTTCAAATAGCTGATGATACTTTAGATTATAACTCTGAATTAAAATTATTCGGAAAAAAAATTGGAAAAGATTTTTATGAAGGGAAAATTACTCTTCCAATAATCTTGTTATTTCAAAAAGCGAATTTGAAAGAAAAAGAAACTCTTAAAGATATTTTTTTAAAAGACAATAGAAATGAAAGTGATTTTAATTATACATTATCTTTAATAAAACAATATGAAGTTATTAAAGAATGTTATAAAAAAGCAAACCATTACATAAATTTAGCTTCAAACTCATTATCGATATTTAAAGATTGTAATGAAAAAAATATGCTTGAAAATTTAACTTCATTTAGTTTGTCTAGAGATTTTTAA
- a CDS encoding S49 family peptidase: MLSFFKKKKIIPHIKLSGVIGNVGKFKQGIDFSGQEDIITKAFSLKKAPCVAITINSPGGSPVQSHLIYSLIRQQAKKNKKKVIVFAEDVAASGGYLIACAGDEIYANSSSIIGSIGVIYSSFGFTELIKKIGVERRVHTAGKNKSTLDPFQDEKKEDIERLKKIQLDLHKDFIEVVEKSRSSKLKKSEVELFSGEFWSGRKAKDLGLIDDIGNANQILREKFGEDVVIKKFEKSKSWLSKKLSSSNDHVDQLANILEEKSVWQKYGL; this comes from the coding sequence ATGCTCTCTTTTTTTAAAAAGAAAAAAATTATTCCACATATTAAGCTAAGTGGAGTTATTGGGAATGTGGGGAAATTTAAACAAGGTATAGATTTTTCTGGCCAAGAAGACATTATTACAAAAGCATTTTCTCTAAAAAAAGCACCATGTGTTGCTATAACAATAAACTCTCCTGGAGGTTCTCCTGTTCAATCACATTTAATTTACAGCTTAATTAGACAACAGGCAAAAAAAAATAAAAAAAAAGTAATTGTTTTTGCCGAAGATGTAGCAGCTTCAGGCGGATATCTAATAGCTTGTGCTGGAGATGAAATTTATGCGAACTCAAGTTCAATAATAGGCTCAATAGGAGTAATCTACTCTTCTTTTGGTTTTACAGAATTGATAAAAAAGATAGGTGTTGAGAGAAGAGTGCATACTGCTGGGAAAAATAAAAGTACATTAGACCCATTTCAAGATGAAAAAAAGGAAGACATCGAAAGATTAAAAAAAATACAATTAGATCTACATAAAGATTTCATAGAGGTGGTCGAAAAAAGCAGGTCATCAAAACTTAAAAAATCTGAAGTAGAATTATTTTCAGGTGAATTTTGGTCAGGTAGAAAAGCCAAAGATCTTGGTTTGATAGATGATATAGGAAATGCAAATCAGATATTAAGAGAAAAATTTGGAGAAGATGTTGTTATTAAAAAATTTGAAAAATCAAAAAGCTGGCTTAGTAAAAAATTGTCGTCTTCAAATGATCATGTCGATCAATTAGCAAACATATTAGAGGAAAAATCAGTTTGGCAAAAATATGGCCTCTAA
- a CDS encoding glycine--tRNA ligase subunit alpha, translating to MASKKIKKKPKFQTFQDTIINLQKFWSKNGCVILQPYDMEVGAGTFHPATTLRSLGPKPWKAAYVQPSRRPTDGRYGDNPNRLQHYYQFQVIIKPSPINIKKLYLNSLSVIGINHKEHDIRFVEDDWESPTLGAAGLGWEVWCDGMEISQFTYFQQMAGFQCKPVSVEITYGLERICMFTQQKKNVYDLVWNDEGIDYREVFHQSEKEFSAYNFEHANTENLFKIFDMHESEAKSLVEKNISLPAYDQCLKASHIFNVLDARGAISVAQRAEYIGRIREITKQAATIWVQSQT from the coding sequence ATGGCCTCTAAAAAAATTAAAAAAAAACCAAAATTTCAAACTTTCCAAGATACAATTATAAATCTTCAAAAATTTTGGAGTAAAAATGGATGTGTAATTTTACAACCTTATGATATGGAAGTTGGAGCTGGAACATTTCATCCAGCTACCACTCTAAGATCTCTTGGACCTAAGCCATGGAAAGCAGCGTATGTTCAACCTTCACGAAGACCTACAGATGGAAGATATGGAGATAATCCAAATAGACTTCAGCATTATTATCAATTTCAAGTTATAATAAAACCCTCTCCAATTAATATTAAAAAACTTTATTTAAATAGTTTGTCGGTAATAGGAATTAATCATAAAGAGCACGATATTAGATTTGTTGAAGATGATTGGGAAAGCCCAACTCTAGGTGCTGCAGGTCTTGGGTGGGAAGTTTGGTGTGATGGCATGGAAATATCTCAATTTACATATTTTCAACAAATGGCAGGTTTTCAATGTAAACCAGTGTCAGTGGAGATAACCTACGGCCTTGAAAGAATTTGTATGTTTACCCAGCAGAAAAAAAACGTTTATGATTTAGTTTGGAATGATGAAGGTATTGATTACAGGGAAGTTTTTCATCAATCAGAAAAAGAATTTTCAGCTTATAACTTTGAGCATGCTAATACAGAAAACTTATTTAAAATATTTGATATGCATGAGAGTGAAGCAAAATCATTAGTTGAAAAAAATATATCTTTACCTGCATACGATCAATGTTTGAAAGCAAGTCATATATTTAACGTATTAGATGCTCGCGGAGCAATTAGTGTTGCGCAAAGAGCAGAATATATTGGTCGAATAAGAGAAATTACAAAACAAGCTGCTACAATTTGGGTACAGTCGCAAACATAG
- the glyS gene encoding glycine--tRNA ligase subunit beta → MSEFFLELFSEEIPAGLQKNLREKIFEDFKNLFEEKSIRSKKNFSFSTPNRLVLVFEGLDKQIKIKSKEIKGPKTSAPEQALEGFLRSNKINKKDLFKKKTEKDEFYFYKTVATSLKTYDLLTEFIPKILSNYQWKKSMKWGEFDLNWGRPLKSILSIFDKKIVSFKFHHLTSSNLTFLDKDFEEKKRSFENFKKYEKFFEDNGVIINQNKRLKIINKSFLKILGKKGLKINENPKLIDEVVNLVDSPNVLLCKFDKKFLSVPKEILTLTMESHQKYFPTFNDKNEITNEFLIVTNKKDKKGLIKIGNERVVDARLSDAEFFWNKDKTQNLVKKVSELKSMNFFKGLGSYFDKVQRMRKIGGMISDELLISKEKVELSASICKTDLTSDLVGEFPELQGLMGGYFSEHQGFDKDISLAISEQYLPIGLNSMVPKKPFSVALSITDKIDTLVGFFGINEKPTSSKDPLALRRIALGIIRTTIENKKNLKINDLMNYSSRLYDDQGYNLDNKDLQKELYNFLKDRFRYYLKEKEIRYDIIEATLSSFSLNNLFSSFEKAKCLNKVIRSQIGMDINSSYKRASNILEHEMKNNEIEINDTTDPGIFKSEFEKNLYKKINDIKKYYSTLNNDENCEKSLSILAESKKEVFEFFDNVKVNEDNETLRKNRLELINMLCKTFQNYINFQFLKANNE, encoded by the coding sequence ATGTCAGAATTTTTTTTAGAGCTATTTAGTGAAGAAATTCCTGCTGGGCTTCAAAAAAATTTAAGAGAAAAAATTTTTGAAGATTTTAAAAATTTATTCGAGGAAAAATCAATTAGATCAAAAAAAAATTTTTCTTTTTCAACTCCAAATAGATTAGTTTTAGTTTTTGAAGGCCTAGATAAACAAATTAAGATTAAATCTAAAGAGATTAAAGGCCCTAAAACTAGCGCTCCTGAACAAGCGTTGGAGGGTTTTTTGAGATCAAACAAAATTAACAAAAAGGATTTATTTAAAAAAAAAACCGAAAAGGATGAATTTTATTTTTACAAAACTGTAGCAACCTCATTAAAGACATATGATTTACTCACTGAATTCATTCCAAAAATTTTGAGTAACTATCAATGGAAAAAATCAATGAAATGGGGTGAATTTGATTTAAATTGGGGAAGACCATTAAAATCAATTTTATCAATATTTGATAAAAAAATTGTAAGCTTTAAATTTCATCATTTAACTTCCTCTAATTTGACTTTTTTAGATAAAGATTTTGAAGAAAAAAAAAGATCTTTTGAAAATTTTAAGAAATATGAAAAATTTTTTGAAGATAATGGAGTGATCATTAATCAAAATAAAAGATTAAAAATAATCAATAAATCTTTTTTAAAGATATTAGGGAAAAAAGGGTTAAAAATTAATGAAAATCCCAAGTTGATAGATGAGGTTGTAAATTTAGTAGATAGCCCAAATGTTTTATTGTGCAAATTTGATAAAAAATTTTTATCGGTTCCAAAAGAGATTTTGACCCTAACAATGGAGTCTCACCAGAAATATTTTCCAACATTTAATGACAAAAATGAAATTACAAATGAATTTTTAATTGTAACAAATAAAAAAGATAAAAAAGGTCTCATTAAAATAGGTAATGAAAGAGTAGTTGATGCAAGATTAAGTGATGCAGAATTTTTTTGGAATAAAGATAAAACTCAAAATTTAGTTAAAAAGGTATCAGAATTAAAATCAATGAATTTTTTTAAGGGTCTTGGATCTTATTTTGACAAAGTTCAGCGAATGAGAAAAATTGGTGGAATGATTTCAGATGAGTTATTAATTAGTAAAGAAAAAGTAGAATTGTCTGCATCAATCTGTAAGACCGATCTTACCTCTGATCTTGTTGGTGAATTTCCTGAACTTCAAGGACTTATGGGAGGATATTTTTCTGAACATCAAGGATTTGATAAAGATATTTCTCTAGCTATTTCAGAACAATATTTACCAATCGGTCTCAATTCAATGGTCCCAAAAAAACCATTTAGTGTTGCATTATCGATTACAGACAAGATTGATACCTTAGTGGGCTTTTTTGGTATAAACGAGAAACCTACAAGTTCAAAAGATCCATTAGCATTAAGAAGAATTGCTCTAGGTATAATAAGAACCACTATAGAAAATAAAAAGAATTTAAAAATAAATGATCTTATGAATTACTCTTCACGCCTTTACGATGACCAAGGATACAATCTTGATAATAAAGATTTACAAAAAGAATTATATAATTTCTTAAAAGATAGATTTAGATACTATCTTAAAGAAAAAGAAATACGTTATGATATAATCGAAGCCACTTTATCATCATTTTCGTTAAATAATTTATTTTCGTCTTTTGAAAAAGCAAAATGTCTCAACAAGGTAATTAGGAGTCAAATTGGTATGGACATAAATTCAAGTTATAAAAGAGCTTCTAATATTTTAGAACATGAGATGAAAAATAATGAAATTGAAATAAATGACACAACTGATCCTGGTATTTTTAAAAGTGAATTTGAAAAAAACTTATATAAAAAGATAAATGATATCAAAAAATATTATTCTACCTTAAATAATGATGAAAACTGTGAAAAATCTCTATCAATTTTAGCTGAAAGTAAAAAAGAAGTTTTTGAATTTTTTGATAACGTAAAAGTTAATGAAGATAACGAAACTTTAAGAAAAAACCGTTTGGAACTTATTAATATGTTATGTAAAACGTTTCAAAATTATATAAATTTTCAATTTTTAAAAGCTAATAATGAATAA
- the ppdK gene encoding pyruvate, phosphate dikinase: MNNLIFNFKSKDSKKIKNPKNLLGGKGANLSEMGRMGLPVPPGFTISTKVCEIFYKDKKKLNSKLTNQIKKEIKKIEKDVSKKFGDLKNPLLLSVRSGARVSMPGMMDTILNLGLNDKTVVALANKTSNGRFAKDSYRRFIQMYGNVVMGVESYNFEELIENYKLTKGVLLDTDLDEEDWDGLINDFKNVVKEKTSKDFPQDVYHQLFGAISAVFLSWESKRAKVYRKLNQIPSEWGTAVNVQSMVFGNMGNDCATGVVFTRNPSDGSNDIYGEYLINAQGEDVVAGTRTPQYITKKARKEAKVVDASMEESMPEVYHKLYKILKKLEKHYKDMQDVEFTVESNKLWILQTRSGKRTSKSAVKIAVDMVREKLINKNDAVLRVDPNSLDTLLHPTLDERSSIKVIANGLPASPGAVSGKVVFSSEEAERLNEMMQDTILVRVETSPEDIQGMHAAKGILTSRGGMTSHAAVVARGMGRPCVSGSSEIEINYDKKVFKTSSTEIKEGETITIDGSTGRIILGTVPTIKPEISGDFSKLMSWADKIRKLKVRTNSETPLDTQTARDFGAEGIGLCRTEHMFFDEERILSVREMILSKTLDDRSNALKKILPHQKKDFMEIFKIMHGLPVTVRLLDPPLHEFLPKSDKEISEVANVVGSDKKDIESRIEELHEQNPMLGHRGCRLGISFPEIYEMQCRAIFEALADLKKNKQKFAFPEIMIPLVSTEAEIKIMKDLVINTARKVQKENKTKIEFLVGTMIELPRAAIKADDIAKHAEFFSFGTNDLTQTTFGISRDDSGKFLNDYIDNKIFTIDPFVSIDDGVKDLVEIAVSKGKKQNKKIKLGICGEHGGDPKSIKFCSKAGLNYVSCSPYRVPIARLAAAQAELTKNKN, translated from the coding sequence ATGAATAACCTGATTTTTAATTTTAAGTCTAAAGACTCAAAAAAAATAAAAAATCCAAAAAACTTATTAGGTGGTAAAGGAGCAAATTTGTCTGAAATGGGGAGAATGGGCTTGCCCGTACCTCCTGGTTTTACTATTTCAACGAAAGTTTGTGAAATTTTTTACAAGGACAAAAAAAAATTAAATTCCAAATTAACCAACCAAATAAAAAAAGAAATTAAAAAAATAGAAAAAGATGTATCAAAAAAATTTGGAGATTTAAAAAATCCTCTTCTTTTATCAGTTCGATCTGGAGCAAGAGTTTCAATGCCAGGTATGATGGACACAATCTTGAATTTAGGGCTTAATGACAAAACAGTGGTTGCTTTAGCTAATAAAACTTCTAACGGAAGATTTGCGAAAGATAGCTATAGAAGATTCATCCAGATGTACGGAAATGTAGTCATGGGTGTTGAAAGTTACAATTTTGAGGAATTGATAGAAAATTATAAGTTAACAAAAGGTGTATTGCTTGATACGGATCTTGATGAAGAGGATTGGGATGGTTTAATAAATGATTTTAAGAATGTAGTTAAAGAAAAGACTAGTAAAGATTTTCCTCAAGATGTTTATCATCAATTATTCGGAGCAATAAGTGCTGTATTTTTATCTTGGGAAAGCAAAAGAGCGAAAGTTTACAGAAAGTTGAATCAAATTCCTTCTGAGTGGGGAACAGCTGTTAATGTTCAATCTATGGTTTTTGGAAATATGGGTAATGATTGTGCAACAGGAGTTGTCTTCACTAGAAACCCTTCAGATGGGTCAAATGATATTTATGGAGAATATTTGATTAATGCTCAGGGAGAAGATGTTGTAGCTGGAACAAGAACTCCACAGTACATCACAAAGAAGGCAAGAAAAGAGGCAAAAGTTGTTGATGCATCTATGGAAGAGTCGATGCCAGAAGTATATCACAAATTATATAAAATTTTAAAAAAACTAGAGAAACATTATAAGGATATGCAAGATGTGGAGTTTACTGTTGAAAGTAATAAACTTTGGATATTACAAACTCGATCTGGAAAAAGAACATCAAAATCTGCAGTAAAAATTGCAGTTGATATGGTTAGAGAAAAGTTAATCAATAAAAATGATGCTGTTTTAAGAGTTGATCCCAACTCTTTAGATACGCTTTTGCATCCTACTTTAGATGAGAGAAGTTCAATCAAAGTTATAGCAAACGGTCTTCCAGCGTCTCCTGGTGCAGTAAGTGGAAAAGTAGTTTTCAGCTCTGAGGAGGCTGAAAGATTAAATGAAATGATGCAAGATACAATTTTAGTTAGAGTTGAAACTTCTCCAGAAGATATTCAAGGAATGCATGCTGCGAAGGGAATTTTAACTTCAAGAGGAGGTATGACTAGTCATGCTGCAGTTGTAGCTAGGGGAATGGGAAGACCTTGTGTTTCTGGTTCAAGTGAAATTGAAATTAATTACGATAAAAAAGTCTTTAAAACATCTTCGACTGAGATCAAAGAGGGTGAAACAATTACTATTGACGGCTCTACGGGAAGAATAATTTTAGGTACAGTTCCAACTATAAAACCTGAGATATCAGGAGATTTTTCAAAATTAATGAGCTGGGCTGATAAAATTAGAAAACTTAAAGTACGAACTAACTCTGAGACTCCTCTAGACACTCAAACAGCCAGAGATTTTGGTGCGGAGGGAATTGGACTTTGTAGGACCGAACATATGTTTTTTGATGAGGAAAGAATTTTATCAGTGCGAGAAATGATTTTATCAAAAACGTTAGATGATAGATCTAATGCTTTAAAAAAGATTCTACCGCATCAAAAAAAAGATTTTATGGAGATATTTAAGATTATGCATGGTCTTCCAGTTACTGTAAGATTATTAGATCCACCATTACATGAATTTTTACCGAAATCTGATAAAGAAATTTCTGAAGTAGCTAATGTTGTTGGATCAGACAAAAAAGATATTGAAAGCAGGATAGAAGAACTTCATGAACAAAATCCAATGTTAGGACATAGAGGTTGTAGACTTGGCATTTCATTTCCTGAAATTTATGAGATGCAATGTAGAGCGATATTCGAGGCTCTTGCAGACTTAAAAAAAAACAAACAAAAATTTGCTTTTCCCGAGATAATGATTCCTTTAGTTTCAACTGAAGCCGAGATTAAAATAATGAAAGATTTAGTAATCAATACTGCAAGAAAAGTTCAAAAAGAAAATAAAACAAAAATTGAATTTCTTGTGGGCACAATGATTGAGTTACCTAGAGCAGCAATTAAGGCTGATGATATTGCGAAACATGCTGAATTCTTTAGTTTTGGCACTAATGATTTAACACAAACAACTTTTGGAATAAGTAGAGATGATAGTGGTAAATTTTTAAATGATTATATAGATAATAAGATTTTTACTATTGATCCGTTTGTATCCATTGATGACGGAGTGAAAGATTTAGTCGAAATAGCGGTTTCTAAAGGAAAAAAACAAAATAAAAAGATTAAATTAGGTATATGTGGTGAACATGGTGGTGATCCAAAGAGTATTAAATTTTGTTCAAAAGCTGGGCTTAATTATGTTTCCTGCTCACCTTACAGAGTTCCTATAGCTAGATTAGCAGCGGCGCAGGCTGAGCTTACCAAAAATAAAAATTAA
- the nadC gene encoding carboxylating nicotinate-nucleotide diphosphorylase — translation MSKIKLSETFIKDRVKLALTEDLYPYGDITSNLINNNKIIEAKIISNQKAVVAGLLFVKQSFKQVDKKIKFILKKKDGSTVKKNSVIAVIKGKANSIMIAERVALNFLSHISGIATKTNQFVKLAGKKCKICCTRKTLPNYRVIQKYAVKLGGGTNHRFNLSDEFLIKDNHIASSDLKELVSLAIKNKKGKKITVEVDNLKQLKKIIGLKFNTILFDNMSIKNLRAGVKLVKKYYETEASGNINLQTVKSVAMTGVDRISIGSITHSAPAIDFKLEI, via the coding sequence GTGTCGAAAATTAAATTAAGTGAAACTTTTATTAAAGATAGAGTAAAACTTGCTCTTACCGAAGATTTATATCCTTATGGAGACATAACATCTAACCTTATAAATAATAATAAAATTATTGAGGCGAAAATAATTTCTAATCAAAAAGCAGTGGTTGCAGGTTTGTTATTTGTAAAACAATCCTTTAAGCAAGTTGACAAAAAAATTAAGTTTATATTAAAAAAAAAAGATGGGTCCACAGTCAAAAAAAATTCTGTAATAGCAGTAATAAAAGGTAAAGCTAATTCTATAATGATTGCAGAAAGGGTTGCATTAAATTTTTTATCCCATATTTCAGGAATAGCTACAAAAACAAATCAATTTGTTAAACTAGCTGGAAAAAAGTGTAAAATTTGCTGCACCAGAAAGACTTTACCGAATTATAGAGTTATTCAAAAATACGCAGTTAAATTAGGAGGTGGTACAAATCATAGATTTAATTTAAGTGATGAATTTTTGATAAAAGATAATCATATCGCTAGTTCTGATTTAAAAGAATTAGTTTCATTAGCAATAAAAAACAAAAAAGGAAAAAAAATTACAGTTGAAGTGGATAATTTAAAGCAACTGAAGAAGATTATTGGTCTTAAATTTAATACTATTTTGTTTGATAATATGAGTATTAAAAATCTTAGAGCAGGTGTAAAACTAGTTAAAAAATATTATGAAACAGAAGCTTCAGGGAATATAAATCTTCAAACTGTAAAATCTGTTGCAATGACCGGGGTAGATAGAATTTCAATTGGGAGCATTACTCATAGTGCCCCAGCAATAGATTTCAAACTAGAAATCTAG
- the nadA gene encoding quinolinate synthase NadA produces the protein MEFNQEVKLATDPIYKKISKVMPEIEWAVHAPYIHKINKLKKEKNAVILAHNYQTPEIYHGIADFSADSLALAVEASKTSADIIVMAGVHFMAETAKLMSPNKKVLLPDMKAGCSLSSSITGKDVRLLKEKYPGVPVVSYVNTSADVKAETDVCCTSANAVKIVKSLGVKKVIFLPDDYLAKYVASQTDVEIISWKGICIVHDQFNENEIKNIRKNNPGIKIIAHPECPPEVIRASDFAGSTSGMINYVKDNQPKKVMMVTECSMSDNIQVENPNVEFIRPCNMCPHMKKITLPKILDCLENETGEIIMDQETIEKARLSVEKMVAIGR, from the coding sequence ATGGAATTTAATCAAGAAGTAAAATTGGCAACTGATCCAATTTATAAGAAGATTTCAAAGGTTATGCCTGAGATTGAGTGGGCAGTTCATGCCCCTTATATTCATAAAATTAATAAATTAAAAAAAGAGAAGAATGCAGTAATACTTGCCCATAACTATCAAACTCCAGAAATTTATCACGGTATTGCGGATTTTTCTGCAGACTCTTTAGCTCTTGCCGTTGAAGCATCAAAAACCTCGGCAGATATAATTGTTATGGCTGGAGTTCACTTCATGGCTGAAACTGCAAAATTAATGAGTCCAAATAAAAAAGTTTTATTACCAGACATGAAAGCGGGTTGTTCATTATCCTCTTCAATTACGGGTAAAGACGTAAGGTTGTTAAAAGAAAAGTATCCAGGAGTTCCTGTTGTCTCATACGTAAATACATCTGCTGATGTAAAAGCAGAAACAGATGTGTGTTGTACATCAGCTAATGCAGTTAAAATTGTAAAATCCTTAGGTGTGAAAAAAGTTATTTTTTTACCTGACGACTATTTAGCTAAATACGTTGCTTCACAAACCGACGTTGAAATTATCTCATGGAAAGGAATTTGTATTGTTCATGATCAATTCAATGAAAACGAGATTAAAAATATAAGGAAAAATAATCCTGGGATTAAAATAATTGCACACCCAGAATGTCCTCCAGAAGTGATTAGAGCAAGTGATTTTGCAGGATCAACATCAGGAATGATTAATTATGTTAAAGATAATCAGCCAAAAAAAGTAATGATGGTAACTGAATGTTCTATGAGTGATAACATTCAAGTGGAAAATCCGAACGTAGAATTTATAAGGCCATGTAATATGTGTCCGCATATGAAGAAAATTACTTTGCCTAAAATTTTAGACTGTTTAGAAAATGAAACAGGTGAAATTATCATGGACCAAGAGACGATTGAGAAAGCTAGATTGTCAGTAGAAAAAATGGTTGCTATCGGTAGATAA
- the ygfZ gene encoding CAF17-like 4Fe-4S cluster assembly/insertion protein YgfZ → MNNSVYILKDRAILYVNGQDARDFLQNLISNDINKVTDSSSCFASLLTPQGKFLYEFIVVKHKSGFFIDCEKSQSEEILNQLNLYKIRSKVEILNLSNEFVVASFGYEKYLSIDDSKDILGFTMRYREDPIVLDPRNKNLGARLIINLEKLYLSLKKLELKDDKIENYYHQSHKLGIVPKNLNKLKNKLFGIECNFEELNGIDFKKGCYVGQENTARIKLKNKLSKRLLPVEIIDGKLDEDETVYCNEIEIGKILINEEYPFALIKFSNENFNKDLTLKSKNGSFKIFIPEWLKI, encoded by the coding sequence ATGAATAATAGCGTTTATATATTAAAAGATAGAGCCATACTTTATGTAAATGGCCAGGATGCTAGAGACTTCTTGCAAAATTTAATTAGCAATGACATTAATAAAGTTACAGATAGTTCAAGTTGTTTTGCTTCATTATTAACCCCTCAAGGCAAGTTTCTTTATGAATTTATTGTTGTAAAGCATAAGTCAGGTTTTTTTATAGATTGTGAAAAGTCTCAATCTGAGGAAATATTGAATCAGTTAAATTTATATAAAATAAGATCAAAAGTAGAAATCCTTAATCTTAGCAATGAATTTGTTGTTGCAAGTTTTGGTTATGAAAAATATTTATCAATAGATGACTCAAAAGATATTCTTGGTTTTACTATGAGATATAGAGAAGATCCAATAGTTCTAGATCCAAGAAATAAAAATTTGGGTGCTAGATTAATTATTAATTTAGAAAAACTTTATTTGTCTCTAAAAAAACTTGAATTAAAAGACGATAAAATTGAGAACTATTATCATCAAAGTCATAAACTTGGGATTGTTCCAAAGAATTTAAATAAACTAAAAAATAAATTATTCGGTATTGAATGTAATTTTGAAGAACTAAATGGTATTGATTTTAAAAAAGGGTGTTACGTAGGACAAGAAAATACTGCTAGAATTAAACTTAAAAATAAACTTTCTAAGAGGTTATTGCCGGTTGAGATAATTGATGGAAAGCTTGATGAAGATGAAACGGTATATTGTAATGAGATTGAAATTGGAAAAATTTTGATAAATGAGGAGTATCCATTTGCTTTGATAAAATTTTCAAATGAAAACTTTAATAAAGATCTTACTTTAAAAAGTAAAAATGGATCATTTAAAATATTTATACCTGAATGGCTAAAGATTTAA